From Pongo pygmaeus isolate AG05252 chromosome 2, NHGRI_mPonPyg2-v2.0_pri, whole genome shotgun sequence, a single genomic window includes:
- the HRH1 gene encoding histamine H1 receptor has product MSLPNSSCLLEDKMCEGNKTTMASPQLMPLVVVLSTISLVTVGLNLLVLYAVRSERKLHTVGNLYIVSLSVADLIVGAVVMPMNILYLLMSKWSLGRPLCLFWLSMDYVASTASIFSVFILCIDRYRSVQQPLRYLKYRTKTRASATILGAWFLSFLWVIPILGWNHFRQQISVRREDKCETDFYDVTWFKVMTAIINFYLPTLLMLWFYAKIYKAVQKHCQHRELINGSLPSFSEIKLRPENPKGDAKKPGKESPWEVLKRKPKDAGGGSVLKSPSQTPKEMKSPVVFSQEDDGEVDKLHCFPLDIVQMQTVAEGSSRDYVAINQSHGQLKTDEQGLNTHGASEISEDQMLGDSQSFSRTDSDTTTETAPGKGKLRSGSNTGLDYIKFTWKRLRSHSRQYVSGLHMNRERKAAKQLGFIMAAFILCWIPYFIFFMVIAFCKNCCNEHLHMFTIWLGYINSTLNPLIYPLCNENFKKTFKRILHIRS; this is encoded by the coding sequence ATGAGCCTCCCCAATTCCTCCTGCCTCTTAGAAGACAAGATGTGTGAGGGCAACAAGACCACTATGGCCAGCCCCCAGCTGATGCCCCTGGTGGTGGTCCTGAGCACCATCTCCTTGGTCACAGTAGGGCTCAACCTGCTGGTGCTGTATGCTGTACGGAGTGAGCGGAAGCTCCACACTGTGGGGAACCTGTACATCGTCAGCCTCTCGGTGGCGGACCTGATCGTGGGTGCCGTCGTCATGCCTATGAACATCCTCTACCTGCTCATGTCCAAGTGGTCACTGGGCCGTCCTCTCTGCCTCTTTTGGCTTTCCATGGACTATGTGGCCAGCACAGCATCCATTTTCAGTGTCTTCATCCTGTGCATTGATCGCTACCGCTCTGTCCAGCAGCCCCTCAGGTACCTCAAGTATCGTACCAAGACCCGAGCCTCGGCCACCATTTTGGGGGCCtggtttctctcttttctgtGGGTTATTCCCATTCTAGGGTGGAATCACTTCAGGCAGCAGATCTCGGTGCGCCGAGAGGACAAGTGTGAGACAGACTTCTATGATGTCACCTGGTTCAAGGTCATGACTGCCATCATCAACTTCTACCTGCCCACCTTGCTCATGCTCTGGTTCTATGCCAAGATCTACAAGGCCGTACAAAAACACTGCCAGCACCGGGAGCTCATCAATgggtccctcccttccttctcagaAATTaagctgaggccagagaaccCCAAGGGGGATGCGAAGAAACCGGGGAAGGAGTCTCCCTGGGAGGTTCTGAAAAGGAAGCCAAAAGATGCTGGTGGTGGATCTGTCTTGAAGTCACCATCCCAAACCCCCAAGGAGATGAAATCCCCAGTTGTCTTCAGCCAAGAGGACGATGGAGAAGTGGACaaactccactgctttccacttgATATTGTGCAGATGCAGACTGTGGCAGAGGGGAGTAGCAGGGACTATGTAGCCATCAACCAGAGCCATGGCCAGCTCAAGACAGATGAGCAGGGCCTGAACACACATGGGGCCAGCGAGATATCAGAGGATCAGATGTTAGGTGATAGCCAGTCCTTCTCTCGAACAGACTCAGATACCACCACAGAGACAGCACCAGGCAAAGGCAAATTGAGGAGTGGGTCTAACACAGGCCTGGATTACATCAAGTTTACTTGGAAGAGGCTCCGCTCGCATTCGAGACAGTATGTATCTGGGTTGCACATGAACCGCGAAAGGAAGGCCGCCAAACAGTTGGGTTTTATCATGGCAGCCTTCATCCTCTGCTGGATCCCTTATTTCATCTTCTTCATGGTCATTGCCTTCTGCAAGAActgttgcaatgaacatttgcacaTGTTCACCATCTGGCTGGGCTACATCAACTCCACACTGAACCCCCTCATCTACCCCTTGTGCAATGAGAACTTCAAGAAGACATTCAAGAGAATTCTGCATATTCGCTCCTAA